One Leopardus geoffroyi isolate Oge1 chromosome B1, O.geoffroyi_Oge1_pat1.0, whole genome shotgun sequence DNA window includes the following coding sequences:
- the LAMTOR3 gene encoding ragulator complex protein LAMTOR3 isoform X1 produces MADDLKRFLYKKLPSVEGLHAIVVSDRDGVPVIKVANDNAPEHALRPGFLSTFALATDQGSKLGLSKNKSIICYYNTYQVVQFNRLPLVVSFIASSNANTGLIVSLEKELAPLFEELRQVVEVS; encoded by the exons ATGGCGGAT GACCTGAAGCGATTCCTGTATAAAAAATTACCAAG tGTTGAAGGGCTCCATGCTATCGTTGTGTCAGATAGAGATGGAGTGCCTGTTATTAAAG TGGCCAATGATAATGCTCCAGAACATGCTTTGAGACCTGGTTTCTTATCTACTTTTGCCCTGGCAACAGATCAAGGGAGCAAACTTggactttcaaaaaataaaagtatcatcTGTTACTATAACACCTACCAG GTGGTTCAATTCAATCGTTTACCTTTGGTGGTGAGTTTCATAGCCAGCAGCAATGCCAATACAG GACTCATTGTCAGCCTAGAAAAGGAACTTGCTCCATTATTCGAAGAATTGAGACAAGTTGTGGAAGTTTCTTAA